From Saccopteryx leptura isolate mSacLep1 chromosome 3, mSacLep1_pri_phased_curated, whole genome shotgun sequence, one genomic window encodes:
- the RFPL4B gene encoding ret finger protein-like 4B, whose product MSSLKEEAICPICLGLFSYPISFPCAHTFCYDCMQLWALEKKDLKLTCPICREVIEKPPVENWQFTVLTVLIKQHGFLLDKGLHVNSEFLKFQEDMTLDEVTRNSRLVLSDDLRKVHYGEICHNLMEDPQRFVYMACVLGTPFFTSGRHYWEVEVEEGKEWALGVCKESVDRKKKSGFSSVHGFWVISMKAGVIYSSSIPETKITANPGLTRVGIFLDVEMEEIKFFDVKNDALIYTHCNFCLEPLRPFFCPGLPGEEDSGGSLSICS is encoded by the coding sequence ATGTCAAGTCTGAAAGAGGAGGCAATCTGTCCAATCTGTCTGGGACTTTTTTCCTATCCTATTTCCTTTCCCTGTGCACATACTTTCTGTTATGATTGCATGCAACTTTGGGCGCTGGAAAAGAAGGATCTGAAATTGACCTGCCCCATATGTCGAGAAGTAATCGAGAAGCCACCTGTGGAGAATTGGCAATTCACAGTACTCACAGTTCTCATCAAACAGCACGGTTTCCTACTGGACAAAGGTTTGCATGTGAACAGTGAGTTCCTAAAGTTCCAGGAGGATATGACCCTGGATGAAGTCACCAGAAACTCCCGCCTTGTCCTCTCTGATGACCTAAGGAAAGTCCACTATGGGGAGATCTGTCACAACCTAATGGAAGATCCCCAGAGATTTGTCTACATGGCCTGTGTCCTGGGTACCCCGTTCTTCACCTCTGGCCGCCATTACTGGGAGGTAGAagtggaagaggggaaggagtgggctCTGGGAGTTTGCAAGGAATCTGTcgacagaaagaagaagagtggCTTTTCCTCTGTGCATGGCTTCTGGGTCATCAGCATGAAGGCAGGAGTGATCTACTCCAGCTCCATACCAGAAACCAAAATTACTGCCAACCCTGGCCTTACCCGCGTAGGAATTTTTCTAGATGTTGAGATGGAAGAAATCAAGTTTTTTGATGTTAAAAATGATGCCCTCATCTATACACACTGTAATTTTTGTTTGGAACCCTTGCGTCCGTTCTTCTGTCCTGGGTTGCCTGGAGAAGAAGACAGTGGTGGCTCACTGAGCATCTGCTCATGA